The sequence AAAAAATATATCTCAAAGTTGTGAACTGACACTGGGAAGAACAACAGATCCATCATGGCATCATTTCTTCCTCCTCTTCATATGCATAAACCTATACGGCTAAGACTACATTGAAAGAACGGTATCCCAGGTTCCCAACCCCACTAGCTCATCAAACACATCCAAATCATCTTTCTTTATATAATGGTGAGAAGCACACAGGATGATTAAGGAACAAAAAAAAACGGGTTTATTTAAGTTATAAAAAAATGAAGCGTTGTAAAATAATAGAAGAATAACAAACGGACATATCTTCAGAGCTTCAACTCTATGACAGTTCATACCCTTTCACTACAGGAACCTGCAGAGAGCCAAGGGAGCACAGTATTCAGTCAGATAAAAGGTTATGAAATTAAGACAGTATGTAATAGTCATGGTGCTGCATATTAGTGAAGGAGCAAATATCGTTGATGGCACAAGTCCTTTCTACAATACACAATGGAAGCTTCAGGGAAGACAGCAGACTAGTGGCACCTATGGACCTACCACGTTGAGATTGTGCCGGCTGCACTTGAAGAGTATGCAGATATCGTTGATGGCACGGTCAACAACTGCTACTTCTGCAGGGAGCCAAGATATGTGCAAATTCTAGTAATCCCGTATAATGGAATGAGGAGCAAACATTGCACCTACTGAGCACAGACCTACGAAGATGGAGGGGTACATGTAGTAGATGTCCCTCTTGGAGCAGTGCTTGTTCTGCTGCAGGAGCTGCTGCACCACGAACAGCACCCTCAGGAGCACATCTACGCATGAACAACGCATCAGAAAGTAATTAGTGTGATCACATAAATGCAAAGATTTAGATGTATTCGTACTGAGGCGGGAGGTGTGGTAGTCCTTGTGGAGCAGAGAGAGGACGTCCGTGCCGACGGGGATGTCGTAGCTGCAGGCACTGCAATCACGCACGAGCGCGCGCCCAGGGTCTACGGATGTCACACATTTGGGTGAAAATTGTTCGAGGGATGTGACGGTGAATTGGTCGGGAAGGAGATGATCCCGGGAGCGGGCGCGGAAGCTAAACCATGGGGACGGGGACGCAGAGTCGGCGGAGGAGCAATAGTTCCGGTACCGGTGGAGCACTATAGACGGGGAGCGGCCGGCGGCAACCTCTTCGACGATCCAGCGCACAAGCCCTGCACCATCCCCAACCGCGCGTCAGCTCCAGACGCTACAGGAGAGAGGGAAGATTTAAGGGCAGGCGATCGAGGAGATGAGTAACAAAACCTTTGATCCTGCGGAGGAGGAGCGCCGCTTCCTCCAGCCTCCGCCGCAACTGCTGCTCGTCGCCTTCGAGCGGCGCCGCTCGTCGCCTCTTATCCCTCCCCGCCATGGCGCTAGTTTTTTATTTTGATTTTTTCGAAGCCGCCATGGAGCTAATCAGCTAATCGATCGCGAAGAAACAGAATTAGGCTTAGTGGGCTCCGTTGGACTGCGTGGGCCTTCAAGAGCCCAACAACGAAGCCACCCTTCTCAAGAGGCGTAAATTGCCCTCAAGAAGAGAATACATAGACAAAGCATGGAGCCCATTCTTTATTCTCTGAATAAATTATCACTTTATCAGTATATATAGTCCTCTCAAGACAAAAAATTAACAAGAGACTAAGCACATATCTACTAAGATATAATTACTAGGATTAGGATTCCTCTTCTCCTATACTAGAAGTCCGTATGTTTTTCAGAATATCAGTCACTTGGCCAGAGGTACACCCTACACCCGAGAATTTGACACGGCCGAACCGTCACTGCAGTTCCAGGAGCATCAGTGTCAGAATTTActtggcgaaggcttggaccgctTGCTGCTGAGCTGGGCGACCGGGAACTCTATCAGGATGATGAACGAAGAGGTGTCGGCTTCTCGTAGGTACTGCAACGTGCCGCTCATCGTTTTCACCAGCTTCTGGCTTATGTACAGGCCGAGACCCTCCCTGGACACCCCTGGGTTGTGCTGGAACATCTCCTGTATCAGGGCCTCTGGAACGCCTGGAGCTGGATGGACAATCCTGCACATTGAGTCAATCAGTTACACAGCTCCCATCACCACCAATACTCGCATTCGCCACATTGCAGTGTATA is a genomic window of Zea mays cultivar B73 chromosome 5, Zm-B73-REFERENCE-NAM-5.0, whole genome shotgun sequence containing:
- the LOC100279325 gene encoding meiotic recombination protein SPO11 isoform X9, producing MAGRDKRRRAAPLEGDEQQLRRRLEEAALLLRRIKGLVRWIVEEVAAGRSPSIVLHRYRNYCSSADSASPSPWFSFRARSRDHLLPDQFTVTSLEQFSPKCVTSVDPGRALVRDCSACSYDIPVGTDVLSLLHKDYHTSRLNVLLRVLFVVQQLLQQNKHCSKRDIYYMYPSIFVEVAVVDRAINDICILFKCSRHNLNVVPVVKGLVMGWIRFMEGEKKVYCITSVNAAFSIPVDIEAIKDVVSVAHYILVVEKETVFQRLANDKFCERNRCIVITQLAHDANLLRVPDIRWLGVFTSDFEEYCLPDCCLLRLSPEDRRKAEGILARCYLHREAPEWRSELEAMLQKGVKFEIEALSANSISFLSHEYIPQKIKQGMHL
- the LOC100279325 gene encoding meiotic recombination protein SPO11 isoform X8 — its product is MAGRDKRRRAAPLEGDEQQLRRRLEEAALLLRRIKGLVRWIVEEVAAGRSPSIVLHRYRNYCSSADSASPSPWFSFRARSRDHLLPDQFTVTSLEQFSPKCVTSVDPGRALVRDCSACSYDIPVGTDVLSLLHKDYHTSRLNVLLRVLFVVQQLLQQNKHCSKRDIYYMYPSIFVEVAVVDRAINDICILFKCSRHNLNVVPVVKGLVMGWIRFMEGEKKVYCITSVNAAFSIPVDIEAIKDVVSVAHYILVVEKETVFQRLANDKFCERNRCIVITGRGYPDIPTRSNWHMMQTCCVSLIYGGLEFSHLILKNIAFQTAAYFVCHLKIGGKLKAFLLGAIYTGKPQNGGQSWKQCCKRVSSLRLSCFQLLLSPIPGAGGLNGCKVFVGT
- the LOC100279325 gene encoding meiotic recombination protein SPO11 isoform X7, which translates into the protein MAGRDKRRRAAPLEGDEQQLRRRLEEAALLLRRIKGLVRWIVEEVAAGRSPSIVLHRYRNYCSSADSASPSPWFSFRARSRDHLLPDQFTVTSLEQFSPKCVTSVDPGRALVRDCSACSYDIPVGTDVLSLLHKDYHTSRLNVLLRVLFVVQQLLQQNKHCSKRDIYYMYPSIFVEVAVVDRAINDICILFKCSRHNLNVVPVVKGLVMGWIRFMEGEKKVYCITSVNAAFSIPVDIEAIKDVVSVAHYILVVEKETVFQRLANDKFCERNRCIVITQLAHDANLLRVPDIRWLGVFTSDFEEYCLPDCCLLRLSPEDRRKAEGILARCYLHREAPEWRSELEAMLQKGVKFEIEALSANSISFLSHEYIPQKIKQAASNYCSRPFLEQAA
- the LOC100279325 gene encoding meiotic recombination protein SPO11 isoform X5, translating into MAGRDKRRRAAPLEGDEQQLRRRLEEAALLLRRIKGLVRWIVEEVAAGRSPSIVLHRYRNYCSSADSASPSPWFSFRARSRDHLLPDQFTVTSLEQFSPKCVTSVDPGRALVRDCSACSYDIPVGTDVLSLLHKDYHTSRLNVLLRVLFVVQQLLQQNKHCSKRDIYYMYPSIFVEVAVVDRAINDICILFKCSRHNLNVVPVVKGLVMGWIRFMEGEKKVYCITSVNAAFSIPVDIEAIKDVVSVAHYILVVEKETVFQRLANDKFCERNRCIVITGRGYPDIPTRSNWHMMQTCCVSLIYGGLEFSHLILKNIAFQTAAYFVCHLKIGGKLKAFLLGAIYTGKPQNGGQSWKQCCKRVSSLRLRHYPQIPFPFYRMSTFPRKSNKLLPTTALAHSWSRRLERM